Proteins from one Penaeus vannamei isolate JL-2024 chromosome 8, ASM4276789v1, whole genome shotgun sequence genomic window:
- the LOC138862329 gene encoding craniofacial development protein 2-like produces the protein MRTESNLLALLEELSSIKWDVVRLCEVRRLGKNIVEFYGVSERVASVTIKLNNRYSLQIVQVYTPTCSHSDEEIVSFYEDVHLASKRVKPYFTIIMGDCNAKIGKKTGDTIVVNHDMGTRNERGQMLVDFAEA, from the exons atgagaactgaatccaacTTACTAGCTTTattagaggaactctcttccattaaatgggatgttgtAAGACTctgtgaagttagaagactaggcaaA AACATTGTGGAATTCTATggtgtaagcgaaagagtggcttcagtaacaataaaactaaacaataggtacagcTTACAAATTGTTCAGGTATATACTCCAACCTGCAgtcacagtgatgaagaaatagtgagcttctatgaagatgttcatttagccagcaaGAGAGTAAAACcctatttcacaataattatgggagattgtaatgccaaaataggtaaaaagacaggagATACCATAGTAGTGAACCACGATATGGGCACTAGaaatgagaggggacaaatgctagtcgatttTGCGGAGGCTTGA